From a single Geothermobacter ehrlichii genomic region:
- a CDS encoding 30S ribosomal protein THX, giving the protein MGKGDRRTKRGKIWRGTTGKTRPKTWKGRKTQTQKDAKEKA; this is encoded by the coding sequence ATGGGCAAAGGAGATCGCAGAACCAAGCGCGGCAAGATCTGGCGCGGCACCACCGGCAAAACCCGCCCCAAAACCTGGAAGGGGCGCAAGACGCAGACGCAGAAGGACGCCAAGGAAAAGGCCTGA
- a CDS encoding ABC transporter permease, producing MASNIPTISLTGLALTFVPPAIALVLMAAWRAKAFHGLYALARMLLQLIAIGYLLVYVFKSEDYRLVLLVLAVMLFFATRIAVRHVRDGKKAAFAAGLVAIGASSLPVLALVTQGVIGMDPWFAPRFLVPLAGMIFAGAMNAVSLGAERFQAESLRGVPVAEARRTAFEASLIPVTNTLLAVGLVSLPGMMTGQILSGISPLVAVRYQIVVMTMLFGTAGLASGIYLFLRSRYMEAEGVRNHSRQSDQGGRSRA from the coding sequence ATGGCATCTAACATCCCCACCATTTCCCTGACCGGCCTGGCGCTGACCTTCGTTCCGCCGGCCATTGCGCTTGTCCTCATGGCCGCGTGGCGGGCCAAGGCGTTTCATGGTCTGTATGCCCTGGCGCGCATGCTGCTGCAGCTGATCGCCATTGGCTATCTTCTGGTCTATGTTTTCAAGAGCGAAGACTACAGGCTGGTTCTGCTGGTCCTGGCCGTGATGCTCTTTTTCGCCACCAGGATAGCGGTCCGGCATGTCAGAGACGGCAAAAAGGCCGCCTTTGCGGCAGGACTTGTTGCCATAGGCGCAAGCAGCCTGCCGGTGCTGGCCCTGGTAACCCAGGGGGTCATTGGCATGGACCCCTGGTTCGCACCCCGGTTTCTCGTCCCCCTGGCCGGGATGATCTTCGCCGGCGCCATGAACGCGGTCAGCCTTGGGGCGGAGCGCTTTCAGGCGGAAAGCCTGCGCGGCGTGCCCGTGGCGGAAGCACGGCGCACGGCCTTCGAAGCCTCACTGATTCCGGTGACCAACACCCTCCTGGCCGTCGGCCTTGTCTCCCTGCCGGGCATGATGACCGGGCAGATTCTTTCGGGAATCTCCCCCCTGGTCGCGGTCCGGTACCAGATTGTAGTCATGACCATGCTGTTCGGCACGGCCGGACTCGCGTCGGGAATTTACCTTTTCCTGCGCAGCCGGTATATGGAGGCAGAGGGGGTAAGGAACCATTCCAGGCAGTCCGACCAAGGGGGCAGGTCCAGGGCCTGA
- a CDS encoding bifunctional transcriptional activator/DNA repair enzyme AdaA, translated as MDHPDYRRIEQAIHFLEEHATDQPSLEEVAAHIGLSPYHFQRLFKAWAGVSPKRFLQHLTVESAKRLLRDSASVLEAALDVGLSGPGRLHDLFVSVEAMTPGEYKSWGRELNLQYGYHPTPFGECLIAVTGRGICSLAFVDRETRDRALEELRHNWREASLVENPRTSEDIVGQIFAPAQKRGQKPLKVLLKGTNFQLKVWQALLKIPEGAVVTYGALADAVGHRGAHRAVGTAVGHNPIAYLIPCHRVLRSNGGIGGYRWGTTRKRAILAREAALVDKNEKTSDSRTRESFPSMP; from the coding sequence TTGGACCATCCTGACTACAGACGCATCGAGCAGGCGATCCATTTTCTGGAGGAACATGCCACCGACCAACCTTCACTGGAGGAGGTCGCTGCCCATATCGGCCTGAGTCCCTACCATTTTCAACGGCTGTTCAAGGCCTGGGCCGGCGTCAGCCCCAAGCGCTTTCTGCAGCACCTGACGGTGGAAAGCGCCAAGAGACTGCTGCGCGACTCGGCCTCGGTGCTGGAGGCCGCCCTCGATGTCGGCCTGAGCGGACCGGGGCGTCTGCACGATCTCTTCGTCAGCGTCGAGGCGATGACGCCGGGCGAGTACAAGAGTTGGGGGCGTGAACTGAACCTGCAGTACGGCTATCATCCCACCCCCTTCGGCGAATGCCTGATCGCCGTCACCGGACGCGGCATCTGCAGTCTCGCCTTCGTCGACCGGGAGACCCGGGACAGAGCCCTCGAAGAGTTGCGCCACAACTGGCGGGAGGCGTCCCTGGTCGAGAACCCGCGGACGAGCGAAGACATCGTCGGGCAGATCTTCGCCCCGGCCCAAAAGCGCGGACAAAAACCGCTCAAGGTGCTGCTGAAAGGGACCAATTTTCAACTCAAGGTCTGGCAGGCACTGCTGAAAATTCCGGAAGGGGCGGTCGTGACCTACGGCGCCCTGGCCGACGCGGTCGGTCATCGGGGCGCGCACCGGGCGGTCGGCACCGCCGTGGGGCACAATCCCATCGCCTATCTGATTCCCTGCCACCGGGTGCTGCGCAGCAATGGCGGCATCGGCGGCTACCGCTGGGGGACCACCCGCAAGCGGGCGATCCTGGCGCGGGAGGCGGCACTGGTCGATAAAAACGAAAAGACTTCCGATTCCCGCACACGGGAATCGTTCCCATCAATGCCTTGA
- a CDS encoding DMT family transporter → MKQGTLKADILLLMTATIWGFAFVAQRVGMDYVGPFTFNGVRFALGSLSLLPLILLLGKRQSQPKGIERIPVFKGALLAGLALFAGSSLQQAGLVYTTAGNAGFITGLYVVLVPIVGLFWRQRPRVGTWIGAMLAVVGLYFLSVTSDFTISFGDFLVLLAAFFWAGHVLLIGWLAPRTDPLKLASAQFAVCAALSLLTALAVEQVSLQGILDATVPILYGGLGSVGIAYTLQVIAQRDAHPAHSAIIMSLEGVFAALGGWWLLGEILTLRGLFGCGLMLAGMIVSELSVFFGQKKPDAAGELSPVGE, encoded by the coding sequence ATGAAACAGGGAACCCTCAAGGCCGACATCCTGCTACTCATGACCGCCACCATCTGGGGCTTTGCCTTCGTTGCCCAGCGCGTCGGCATGGACTATGTCGGCCCCTTCACCTTCAACGGGGTGCGCTTCGCCCTCGGCAGCCTGTCGCTGCTGCCTCTGATCCTGCTGCTCGGCAAACGGCAGTCGCAGCCGAAGGGGATCGAGCGTATCCCGGTTTTCAAGGGAGCGCTACTGGCCGGGCTGGCGCTCTTTGCCGGATCTTCCCTGCAGCAGGCAGGACTGGTCTACACCACTGCCGGCAATGCCGGGTTCATCACCGGTCTCTACGTGGTGCTGGTGCCGATTGTCGGGCTGTTCTGGCGCCAGCGGCCACGTGTTGGCACCTGGATCGGCGCGATGCTGGCGGTGGTGGGGCTCTACTTTCTGAGTGTCACCTCCGATTTCACCATCTCCTTCGGTGATTTTCTCGTCCTGCTCGCGGCTTTTTTCTGGGCCGGGCATGTGCTGCTGATTGGCTGGCTGGCGCCGCGCACCGACCCCCTCAAGCTGGCCTCGGCCCAGTTCGCCGTCTGCGCGGCGCTGAGCCTGCTGACCGCCCTTGCCGTCGAGCAGGTGAGTCTGCAGGGGATTCTCGATGCCACGGTCCCCATCCTCTACGGCGGGCTCGGCTCGGTGGGGATTGCCTATACCCTGCAGGTCATCGCCCAGCGCGATGCCCACCCCGCCCACTCGGCGATCATCATGAGCCTTGAAGGGGTGTTCGCCGCCCTCGGTGGCTGGTGGCTGCTGGGCGAAATCCTCACCCTGCGCGGGTTGTTCGGCTGCGGCCTGATGCTCGCCGGGATGATCGTTTCCGAGCTGTCGGTCTTCTTCGGGCAGAAAAAGCCGGATGCCGCGGGGGAATTGAGTCCGGTCGGAGAGTGA
- a CDS encoding pyridoxamine 5'-phosphate oxidase family protein codes for MPVGPLRSGGRGPYIVPLTFSWQDDRLVFHAARIGRKLDLIHRKGRAAFEIDLHSEVVVAAQACDWTVRFASLVGSGPIRILEDEDEKGRALEVLMRHNRHTGPLEIPVAAVRGTAVFKLQIEEMSGKCNDLEWFSQVVNRNKDNDELSSSSGGGG; via the coding sequence CTGCCGGTTGGCCCTTTACGATCCGGAGGCCGGGGCCCCTACATCGTGCCGTTGACCTTCAGCTGGCAAGATGACCGGCTGGTCTTTCATGCCGCCAGAATCGGCCGCAAGCTGGATCTGATCCATCGGAAGGGCAGGGCTGCCTTCGAGATCGACCTGCACTCCGAGGTGGTTGTTGCGGCACAGGCCTGTGACTGGACGGTCAGGTTTGCCAGTCTGGTCGGCAGCGGTCCGATAAGGATTCTCGAAGACGAGGATGAAAAGGGCCGGGCTCTTGAGGTCCTGATGCGGCATAACAGGCATACGGGCCCCCTCGAGATACCGGTCGCGGCGGTGCGCGGGACGGCGGTTTTCAAGCTGCAGATCGAAGAGATGAGTGGCAAGTGCAACGATCTGGAATGGTTCAGTCAGGTCGTGAACCGGAACAAGGACAATGATGAGCTCTCTTCGTCTTCAGGCGGAGGGGGATGA